A stretch of the Papaver somniferum cultivar HN1 chromosome 6, ASM357369v1, whole genome shotgun sequence genome encodes the following:
- the LOC113288190 gene encoding cellulose synthase-like protein E1 isoform X2, translating into MGANRVREDDESKDDVLPNLFETKQVNKVQLVIRWLFSISVLISICLVWFYRFKYVPTSVAEADNHKLGTRRWIWIGLFAAEIWFGFYWILSQPLRLNQVFRHTFRDRLLLTRYEEKLPRVDVFVCTANPVIEPPAMVINTVLSVMAYDYPPEKLSVYLSDDGGSDLTFYALLEASHFCKYWIPFCKKFQVEPRSPVAYFSTTSSNSKHNSSSFNSEEWSAMKILYEKMENRIETATKLGKVPDEMRARHKGFSEWDSVSSPRDHQTILQILIDSRTPDAVDMEEISKLPTLVYMAREKRPQHHHNFKAGAMNSLIRVSSKISNGSIILNVDCDMYSNNSVSVRDALCFFMDEEKGHEIAYVQFPQNFDNISKNDLYGGSLRVIAEDFPGQDGNGGPLYIGSGCLHRRETLLGKENSKASKRGQWETNDILSKLVLTESIAELEDSVKDLANCIYEENTQWGNEMGLKYGCPVEDVLTGLTIQCRGWKSVYLNPERQGFLGVAPNTLGDTLVQHKRWSEGDFQIFLSKYNPFLYGHKKISLGLQMGYCVYCLWAPNSLPTLYYLVIPPLCLLKGIPLFPKITSPWFLPFAYLIISTYTYSLAEFLFFGGTLQGWWNEQRIWMFKRTTSYLFAIIDSISKLLGLSKSAFVITSKVAEEDVSERYEKEIMEFGTSSPIFTTIIATLALINLFSLVGGLKRVFIDMKLETTEQPLLIQVVQCGFVVLINLPVYQGLFRKDKGRIPPFVSLKSVTLAISICILLSSLY; encoded by the exons atGGGAGCAAATAGAGTGAGAGAAGATGATGAATCTAAGGATGATGTTCTTCCAAACTTGTTCGAGACAAAGCAAGTTAATAAAGTTCAGCTAGTTATTCGCTGGTTGTTTTCGATTTCTGTACTGATAAGTATATGTCTGGTTTGGTTCTATAGATTTAAGTATGTTCCAacaagtgttgctgaagctgaCAATCATAAGCTTGGAACAAGAAGATGGATCTGGATCGGTTTGTTTGCAGCAGAAATTTGGTTCGGGTTTTACTGGATTCTTTCTCAGCCTCTTCGTTTGAATCAAGTTTTTCGTCACACTTTCAGAGACAGACTGTTACTCACCAG ATACGAGGAGAAATTACCACGTGTAGATGTATTCGTATGTACTGCCAACCCGGTGATAGAGCCACCAGCGATGGTGATCAACACTGTGTTATCGGTAATGGCATACGATTACCCTCCGGAGAAACTTAGCGTTTACTTATCAGATGACGGTGGTTCTGACTTGACGTTTTACGCGTTGTTAGAGGCTTCTCATTTCTGTAAGTATTGGATACCATTTTGCAAGAAGTTTCAAGTGGAGCCGAGGTCACCTGTTGCCTACTTCTCAACAACATCATCCAACTCCAAACATAACTCATCCAGTTTTAACAGCGAAGAATGGTCAGCCATGAAG ATACTGTACGAGAAAATGGAGAATAGGATTGAGACTGCAACTAAGTTGGGTAAGGTTCCTGATGAAATGAGAGCGCGGCACAAAGGATTTTCAGAATGGGATTCCGTTTCTTCTCCACGCGACCATCAAACAATTCTTCAG ATTCTGATCGATAGTCGAACACCAGATGCTGTGGATATGGAAGAAATTAGTAAGTTGCCAACACTAGTGTACATGGCTCGGGAGAAAAGACCACAACACCACCATAACTTCAAAGCTGGAGCTATGAATTCATTG ATACGGGTATCATCAAAGATAAGCAATGGGAGTATCATCCTCAATGTGGACTGTGATATGTATTCAAACAATTCAGTATCCGTAAGAGATGCTTTATGTTTCTTCATGGATGAAGAAAAGGGGCATGAAATTGCGTACGTTCAGTTCCCACAGAACTTCGATAACATCAGTAAGAACGATCTATATGGTGGGTCGTTGCGAGTAATTGCTGAG GACTTTCCGGGTCAGGATGGTAATGGAGGACCCTTATACATCGGGAGTGGTTGCTTGCACAGAAGAGAAACACTTTTGGGAAAAGAGAATAGCAAAGCATCTAAGAGAGGTCAATGGGAAACTAATGATATCCTATCAAAGTTAGTACTTACAGAAAGCATTGCTGAACTAGAAGACAGCGTGAAGGATCTTGCAAATTGTATTTATGAGGAGAATACTCAATGGGGAAATGAG ATGGGATTGAAGTATGGTTGTCCGGTGGAAGATGTACTGACAGGGTTAACCATTCAATGCCGTGGCTGGAAATCGGTTTACTTGAATCCAGAAAGGCAGGGGTTCTTGGGTGTTGCTCCAAACACATTAGGTGACACTCTTGTGCAACATAAAAGATGGTCTGAAGGAGACTTTcagatttttctttcaaaatacaaTCCTTTTCTGTATGGACATAAAAAGATCTCTTTAGGACTTCAAATGGGTTACTGTGTTTACTGTTTGTGGGCTCCTAACAGCTTACCCACATTATACTACCTTGTCATCCCTCCACTTTGTCTTCTGAAGGGCATTCCCTTGTTCCCAAAG ATTACAAGTCCATGGTTCCTGCCTTTCGCGTATCTGATCATCTCAACGTACACATACAGCTTGGCTGAGTTTTTATTTTTTGGTGGCACACTTCAAGGATGGTGGAATGAGCAGAGAATATGGATGTTTAAAAGGACAACCTCGTATTTGTTCGCAATCATTGATTCCATCAGCAAGCTATTAGGATTGTCCAAGTCAGCATTCGTCATCACGTCTAAGGTTGCAGAAGAAGACGTTTCCGAGAGGTATGAAAAAGAAATAATGGAGTTTGGAACATCTTCTCCCATTTTCACAACAATCATTGCAACCCTTGCTTTGATCAACCTATTCAGTTTAGTTGGAGGTTTGAAAAGAGTGTTCATTGACATGAAACTCGAGACGACTGAGCAGCCATTGTTAATACAAGTTGTCCAGTGTGGTTTTGTAGTACTTATAAACTTACCAGTGTACCAAGGACTATTTAGAAAAGACAAGGGTCGGATTCCGCCTTTTGTGTCTCTAAAATCAGTCACTTTGGCTATATCAATCTGTATATTGCTATCTTCATTGTACTAG
- the LOC113288190 gene encoding cellulose synthase-like protein E1 isoform X1 yields the protein MGANRVREDDESKDDVLPNLFETKQVNKVQLVIRWLFSISVLISICLVWFYRFKYVPTSVAEADNHKLGTRRWIWIGLFAAEIWFGFYWILSQPLRLNQVFRHTFRDRLLLTRYEEKLPRVDVFVCTANPVIEPPAMVINTVLSVMAYDYPPEKLSVYLSDDGGSDLTFYALLEASHFCKYWIPFCKKFQVEPRSPVAYFSTTSSNSKHNSSSFNSEEWSAMKILYEKMENRIETATKLGKVPDEMRARHKGFSEWDSVSSPRDHQTILQILIDSRTPDAVDMEEISKLPTLVYMAREKRPQHHHNFKAGAMNSLIRVSSKISNGSIILNVDCDMYSNNSVSVRDALCFFMDEEKGHEIAYVQFPQNFDNISKNDLYGGSLRVIAEQDFPGQDGNGGPLYIGSGCLHRRETLLGKENSKASKRGQWETNDILSKLVLTESIAELEDSVKDLANCIYEENTQWGNEMGLKYGCPVEDVLTGLTIQCRGWKSVYLNPERQGFLGVAPNTLGDTLVQHKRWSEGDFQIFLSKYNPFLYGHKKISLGLQMGYCVYCLWAPNSLPTLYYLVIPPLCLLKGIPLFPKITSPWFLPFAYLIISTYTYSLAEFLFFGGTLQGWWNEQRIWMFKRTTSYLFAIIDSISKLLGLSKSAFVITSKVAEEDVSERYEKEIMEFGTSSPIFTTIIATLALINLFSLVGGLKRVFIDMKLETTEQPLLIQVVQCGFVVLINLPVYQGLFRKDKGRIPPFVSLKSVTLAISICILLSSLY from the exons atGGGAGCAAATAGAGTGAGAGAAGATGATGAATCTAAGGATGATGTTCTTCCAAACTTGTTCGAGACAAAGCAAGTTAATAAAGTTCAGCTAGTTATTCGCTGGTTGTTTTCGATTTCTGTACTGATAAGTATATGTCTGGTTTGGTTCTATAGATTTAAGTATGTTCCAacaagtgttgctgaagctgaCAATCATAAGCTTGGAACAAGAAGATGGATCTGGATCGGTTTGTTTGCAGCAGAAATTTGGTTCGGGTTTTACTGGATTCTTTCTCAGCCTCTTCGTTTGAATCAAGTTTTTCGTCACACTTTCAGAGACAGACTGTTACTCACCAG ATACGAGGAGAAATTACCACGTGTAGATGTATTCGTATGTACTGCCAACCCGGTGATAGAGCCACCAGCGATGGTGATCAACACTGTGTTATCGGTAATGGCATACGATTACCCTCCGGAGAAACTTAGCGTTTACTTATCAGATGACGGTGGTTCTGACTTGACGTTTTACGCGTTGTTAGAGGCTTCTCATTTCTGTAAGTATTGGATACCATTTTGCAAGAAGTTTCAAGTGGAGCCGAGGTCACCTGTTGCCTACTTCTCAACAACATCATCCAACTCCAAACATAACTCATCCAGTTTTAACAGCGAAGAATGGTCAGCCATGAAG ATACTGTACGAGAAAATGGAGAATAGGATTGAGACTGCAACTAAGTTGGGTAAGGTTCCTGATGAAATGAGAGCGCGGCACAAAGGATTTTCAGAATGGGATTCCGTTTCTTCTCCACGCGACCATCAAACAATTCTTCAG ATTCTGATCGATAGTCGAACACCAGATGCTGTGGATATGGAAGAAATTAGTAAGTTGCCAACACTAGTGTACATGGCTCGGGAGAAAAGACCACAACACCACCATAACTTCAAAGCTGGAGCTATGAATTCATTG ATACGGGTATCATCAAAGATAAGCAATGGGAGTATCATCCTCAATGTGGACTGTGATATGTATTCAAACAATTCAGTATCCGTAAGAGATGCTTTATGTTTCTTCATGGATGAAGAAAAGGGGCATGAAATTGCGTACGTTCAGTTCCCACAGAACTTCGATAACATCAGTAAGAACGATCTATATGGTGGGTCGTTGCGAGTAATTGCTGAG CAGGACTTTCCGGGTCAGGATGGTAATGGAGGACCCTTATACATCGGGAGTGGTTGCTTGCACAGAAGAGAAACACTTTTGGGAAAAGAGAATAGCAAAGCATCTAAGAGAGGTCAATGGGAAACTAATGATATCCTATCAAAGTTAGTACTTACAGAAAGCATTGCTGAACTAGAAGACAGCGTGAAGGATCTTGCAAATTGTATTTATGAGGAGAATACTCAATGGGGAAATGAG ATGGGATTGAAGTATGGTTGTCCGGTGGAAGATGTACTGACAGGGTTAACCATTCAATGCCGTGGCTGGAAATCGGTTTACTTGAATCCAGAAAGGCAGGGGTTCTTGGGTGTTGCTCCAAACACATTAGGTGACACTCTTGTGCAACATAAAAGATGGTCTGAAGGAGACTTTcagatttttctttcaaaatacaaTCCTTTTCTGTATGGACATAAAAAGATCTCTTTAGGACTTCAAATGGGTTACTGTGTTTACTGTTTGTGGGCTCCTAACAGCTTACCCACATTATACTACCTTGTCATCCCTCCACTTTGTCTTCTGAAGGGCATTCCCTTGTTCCCAAAG ATTACAAGTCCATGGTTCCTGCCTTTCGCGTATCTGATCATCTCAACGTACACATACAGCTTGGCTGAGTTTTTATTTTTTGGTGGCACACTTCAAGGATGGTGGAATGAGCAGAGAATATGGATGTTTAAAAGGACAACCTCGTATTTGTTCGCAATCATTGATTCCATCAGCAAGCTATTAGGATTGTCCAAGTCAGCATTCGTCATCACGTCTAAGGTTGCAGAAGAAGACGTTTCCGAGAGGTATGAAAAAGAAATAATGGAGTTTGGAACATCTTCTCCCATTTTCACAACAATCATTGCAACCCTTGCTTTGATCAACCTATTCAGTTTAGTTGGAGGTTTGAAAAGAGTGTTCATTGACATGAAACTCGAGACGACTGAGCAGCCATTGTTAATACAAGTTGTCCAGTGTGGTTTTGTAGTACTTATAAACTTACCAGTGTACCAAGGACTATTTAGAAAAGACAAGGGTCGGATTCCGCCTTTTGTGTCTCTAAAATCAGTCACTTTGGCTATATCAATCTGTATATTGCTATCTTCATTGTACTAG
- the LOC113288191 gene encoding cellulose synthase-like protein E6, which yields MGSREISGSEHELPLFETKEAKLGKLGYRLFAGSIFVNICLIWVYRATHIPGISSLSLGVDEELGVPKRWVWIGLLLSEVWFGLYWILTQSIRWNNIKRYTFKDRLSLRYGENLPGVDIFVCTADPTIEPPTLVINTVLSVMAYGYPPDKLSVYLSDDGGSELTFYALYEASIFSRHWIPFCKEFKVEPRSPAAYFAQVSDPPPSLKNQSIKDWLTTKRLYEDMKNRIEAAIKLGKVSEEIKKQHKGFSEWTPEITKCDHQTILQILIHGRDASSVDTDGNQLPTLVYLAREKRTQHSHNFKAGAINALLRVSSEISSGQMVLSVDCDMYSNDSKALKDALCFFMDEKKGYDIAFVQCPQNFNNVTKSDLYANGFRVINNVEMTGLDGFGGSIYSGTGCFHRRETICGRKFTEDYRENWNREIDPIKAKRSITELENASKVLADCTYEENTQWGNEMGLKYGCPVEDVITGLAIQCRGWNSVYFDPERKCFLGVAPVTLDQALIQYKRWSEGLFQIFLSKYCPFTYGYGKIKLGLQMGYCIYCLWPPNSFPTIFYLVVPSLCFLNGIPLFPKMSSLWFLPFAYVFGATSLYSLYEALSVGDTITEWWNLHRIWVFRRLTSFLFSFVDTVIRQLGFSQTTFVITPKVVDDEVLKRYENEMLEFGNTSPMFAIISTVAVLNLVMLLGGLVRSVIIGGGIWVLESLISQFILCGLTVLVNVPVYEALFFRKDNGAIPFSAMVTSIVLASLACLIPIS from the exons atgGGAAGCAGAGAGATCAGTGGTAGTGAACATGAACTACCTCTGTTTGAAACAAAGGAAGCTAAGCTTGGTAAGTTGGGGTACAGGTTGTTTGCAGGAAGTATATTTGtgaatatttgtttgatttgGGTATATAGAGCTACACATATCCCTGGAATAAGTTCATTGTCTTTGGGCGTTGACGAAGAACTAGGAGTGCCAAAGAGATGGGTATGGATTGGTCTCTTGCTTTCCGAGGTCTGGTTTGGTCTTTACTGGATCCTCACTCAATCTATTCGCTGGAATAACATCAAGCGTTACACCTTCAAAGACAGACTCTCACTCAG ATATGGAGAGAATTTGCCAGGGGTAGACATATTTGTATGTACGGCGGACCCAACAATAGAACCACCAACACTTGTGATCAACACTGTGTTATCGGTCATGGCTTACGGTTACCCACCTGACAAATTGAGTGTTTATCTCTCCGATGACGGTGGATCAGAACTGACATTTTACGCTCTGTATGAGGCCTCCATTTTCTCAAGACATTGGATACCGTTTTGCAAGGAGTTCAAAGTGGAACCAAGATCTCCAGCCGCTTACTTTGCCCAAGTATCTGACCCACCTCCTTCTCTGAAAAATCAAAGCATTAAGGACTGGCTGACAACTAAG CGACTATACGAAGATATGAAAAATCGAATTGAAGCAGCAATTAAATTAGGTAAGGTTTcagaagaaatcaagaaacaaCACAAAGGATTCTCAGAATGGACCCCTGAAATTACTAAGTGTGACCATCAAACGATTCTTCAG ATATTGATCCACGGAAGAGATGCAAGTTCAGTCGATACAGATGGGAATCAACTTCCAACTTTAGTTTACTTGGCGCGTGAGAAGAGAACACAGCACTCTCACAACTTCAAAGCTGGGGCCATTAATGCATTG TTAAGGGTGTCATCCGAGATAAGTAGTGGACAGATGGTTCTAAGTGTGGACTGTGATATGTATTCGAACGATTCAAAAGCATTAAAAGACGCACTATGTTTCTTCATGGATGAAAAGAAAGGCTATGATATTGCATTTGTGCAATGCCCGCAAAACTTCAACAACGTTACTAAGAGTGATTTATATGCTAATGGTTTTAGAGTGATCAACAACGTGGAAATGACAGGTTTAGACGGATTCGGGGGATCTATATACAGTGGAACAGGGTGTTTTCATAGAAGAGAAACTATATGTGGAAGAAAATTTACTGAAGATTACAGAGAAAATTGGAATCGAGAAATCGATCCTATTAAGGCAAAAAGAAGTATAACTGAGTTAGAGAATGCATCAAAAGTTCTTGCAGATTGTACATACGAGGAAAACACCCAATGGGGAAATGAG ATGGGTCTGAAATATGGGTGTCCTGTAGAAGATGTTATAACAGGATTAGCAATACAATGCAGGGGATGGAACTCGGTTTATTTCGACCCTGAAAGAAAATGCTTTCTTGGTGTTGCTCCTGTAACACTGGATCAAGCTTTAATTCAATATAAGAGATGGTCTGAAGGTTTATTTCAGATTTTTCTCTCGAAGTATTGTCCATTCACATATGGCTATGGAAAGataaaactaggtcttcaaatgGGTTACTGCATATACTGTTTATGGCCTCCTAATTCATTCCCAACCATCTTTTACTTGGTTGTTCCTTCTCTTTGCTTCCTAAATGGCATCCCTTTATTCCCAAAG ATGTCTAGTTTATGGTTTCTACCTTTTGCATATGTGTTCGGCGCCACTAGCTTATACAGTCTTTATGAGGCTCTGTCAGTTGGAGATACAATTACAGAATGGTGGAATCTACACAGGATCTGGGTATTCAGAAGGCTAACATCCTTCCTTTTTAGCTTTGTTGACACTGTGATCCGCCAATTGGGTTTCTCCCAAACAACATTTGTAATTACTCCCAAAGTTGTAGATGACGAGGTTCTCAAGAGATACGAGAATGAGATGTTGGAATTTGGCAACACGTCTCCCATGTTTGCTATCATATCAACTGTTGCAGTTTTGAATCTTGTTATGCTGCTCGGTGGATTGGTCAGGAGTGTGATAATTGGTGGAGGAATCTGGGTTCTTGAATCATTGATCTCGCAGTTTATCCTCTGTGGGTTGACAGTTCTTGTGAATGTACCAGTGTACGAAGCGCTCTTCTTCCGCAAAGACAATGGTGCAATACCCTTCTCCGCTATGGTCACTTCCATTGTTTTAGCTTCATTGGCATGCTTGATTCCCATATCTTGA
- the LOC113285812 gene encoding uncharacterized protein LOC113285812 gives MGYREKNQQPPLLDFRSFSDDSWYTIRPLVLDNETLVVKCWDFTEEENDEYYFVQDFKTPEQVENFKKRFRPACVQLQDKECKDVKLMMNVCASFIQGDEDIKFYNGVIDSVDRKPHSREGKKEICHCSFVVAWLHGPRTGTKESMGIERICKLIPGTPLIDLKLADFLSMSEAPLKLPSNDSSDKDVEDNDGINLKKTVKDRGLVGCLMTTTSLTKEGHSYYIVIENLEKDLSPRTIVNFLYEHVSIICGAFVFPSLLSDVNTRGIITADSKEKLQKLLKYLCDPAHLIISSRGRPWVITDVEPRDGTFGSLMPKTEIAQGSGLRVVSWLTDEYVTGKQLLELFTGFAKDVQGLHGKLSLDEEDVILRSNASNRKKPKVVPK, from the exons ATGGGCTACCGAGAAAAGAACCAACAGCCACCGCTATTGGATTTCCGATCATTTTCTGACGATTCTTGGTACACAATCCGCCCGTTAGTATTAGACAATGAAACCCTAGTTGTAAAGTGCTGGGATTTcacagaagaagaaaatgatgaatatTACTTTGTTCAAGACTTTAAAACCCCTGAACAAGTAGAGAATTTCAAGAAAAGATTTCGTCCAGCTTGTGTTCAGTTGCAGGACAAAGAATGTAAAGATGTTAAGTTGATGATGAATGTTTGTGCTTCTTTCATTCAAGGTGATGAAGACATCAAGTTCTACAATGGAGTGATTGACTCG GTAGACAGAAAACCTCACTCacgtgaaggaaaaaaagagatttgtcattGTTCCTTTGTGGTTGCTTGGTTACATGGTCCGAGGACTGGGACTAAAGAATCCATGGGCATCGAACGTATTTGCAAACTTATACCAGGAACCCCACTAATTGATCTTAAGCTGGCCGATTTCTTGAGTATGTCAGAAGCACCACTCAAACTGCCTTCAAATGATTCTTCTGATAAAGATGTtgag GATAACGATGGGATAAATTTGAAGAAGACTGTAAAGGATCGTGGTTTGGTTGGTTGTTTAATGACTACTACGAGTCTTACAAAAGAAGGCCATAGCTACTATATAGTAATTGAGAATTTAGAGAAGGATTTGTCCCCACGGACGATTGTGAACTTCTTATATGAACACGTCTCTATTATTTGTGGAGCATTTGTTTTCCCAAGTTTGTTGTCAGACGTAAATACAAGGGGAATCATCACTGCAGATTCTAAGGAGAAGCTTCAAAAGTTATTGAAGTATCTATGTGATCCTGCTCATCTCATTATCTCCTCAAGAGGAAG GCCATGGGTAATCACAGATGTGGAACCAAGGGATGGAACCTTCGGAAGCTTAATGCCGAAAACCGAG ATTGCACAAGGCTCTGGTTTAAGGGTTGTAAGCTGGTTAACAGATGAATACGTTACGGGGAAGCAATTACTGGAGTTATTTACGGGCTTTGCCAAAGATGTACAAGGTCTACATGGAAAGCTATCTTTGGATGAGGAAGACGTTATTCTCCGCTCCAATGCAAGCAATAGAAAGAAGCCTAAAGTGGTTCCAAAGTGA
- the LOC113288194 gene encoding SEC14-like protein 5 — MGNVSPDLIKQFQTLMEEEDGHLQLTFKNIHQGFVDEALVRFLKARDWNVAKARKMLVDCLNWRITNEIDSILTKPIVPTDLYRGIRDSQLIGLSGYSNEGLPIFAIGVGQSTFDKASVNYYVQSHIQINEYRDRVVLPNATKKFGRHIGTCVKVLDMTGLKLSALSQIKLLTVISTIDDLNYPEKTDTYYVVNVPYIFSACWKVVKPLLQERTRKKIQVLQGCGRDELLKIMDLESIPHFCRKEGSGSSRRSSNGSDDCFSLDHSFHQELYSYTKQQSRSLKPIAPLKQGSFHVTFPQTDVEGTKIAETIESEFHKFGGMNGVCNSVNVLKIDE; from the exons AGCAATTTCAAACTTTAATGGAGGAAGAAG ATGGGCATTTGCAACTCACATTCAAG AATATACACCAGGGTTTTGTAGATGAAGCCTTAGTGAGATTTCTCAAAGCAAGAGACTGGAATGTTGCCAAAGCACGAAAGATG TTGGTGGATTGCTTGAACTGGAGAATAACAAACGAAATTGACAGTATATTGACT AAACCTATAGTTCCTACTGATTTATATAGAGGAATTCGGGATTCTCAGCTCATTGGGTTGTCAGGTTACTCAAATGAG GGACTTCCTATATTTGCTATTGGTGTAGGGCAAAGTACGTTTGACAAAGCTTCT GTCAACTATTATGTCCAGTCACACATTCAAATCAATGAGTATCGGGACCGTGTTGTGTTG CCTAATGCGACAAAGAAATTTGGGCGACATATTGGTACGTGTGTGAAAGTTTTGGACATGACTGGCTTAAAGCTTTCAGCGTTGAGCCAAATTAAG CTATTGACTGTGATATCTACCATTGATGACCTGAATTATCCCGAGAAGACAGACACTTACTACGTCGTAAATGTCCCTTACATATTTTCGGCATGCTGGAAG GTAGTGAAACCTCTACTGCAAGAGAGGACTAGGAAGAAGATTCAGGTTCTGCAGGGTTGTGGAAGAGATGAGTTATTGAAG ATAATGGACTTAGAATCCATACCTCATTTCTGTAGAAAAGAAGGTTCTGGTTCCTCAAGGCGTTCAAGCAATGGAAGTGATGATTGCTTCTCTTTAGATCATTCTTTCCATCAAGAGCTCTATAGCTATACGAAGCAGCAATCCAGGAGCTTGAAACCCATTGCTCCTCTCAAACAAGGGTCTTTCCACGTGACTTTTCCACAGACAGATGTGGAAGGTACAAAGATTGCTGAAACCATTGAGTCCGAGTTCCacaagtttgggggtatgaatgGCGTCTGCAATTCTGTTAACGTGCTCAAAATTGACGAATAG